Proteins from one Pseudomonas sp. KBS0710 genomic window:
- a CDS encoding UTRA domain-containing protein, whose amino-acid sequence MRDEAIKAVTSIGLALQEQIGHGLLPPASKLPAERKLSELFGTTRITVREALLQLEAQGQIYREERRGWFVSPPRLAYNLMQRSHFHAMVSEQGRVASTEVISARLQPASAAVCAWLQLPALSSVIQICRGRRIDGRLVLYVEHYLNPQYFPGILACDLNQSMTELYARKYDLHYGRVRFEIVPTSLPVEAAAALRVSVGSPGLRIARVNYDQHERLIDCDLEFWRHDAIHVGVDVV is encoded by the coding sequence ATGCGTGATGAGGCAATCAAGGCGGTGACATCCATTGGCCTGGCGCTGCAAGAGCAGATCGGGCACGGGCTGTTGCCACCGGCAAGCAAACTGCCCGCCGAGCGCAAGCTCAGCGAGTTGTTTGGTACCACCCGCATTACGGTGCGGGAAGCCTTGTTACAACTGGAGGCCCAGGGCCAGATCTATCGCGAAGAGCGGCGTGGCTGGTTCGTCTCGCCGCCGCGCCTGGCTTATAACCTGATGCAACGCAGCCACTTTCACGCGATGGTCAGTGAACAAGGGCGCGTAGCCTCCACCGAAGTGATTTCGGCACGGTTGCAGCCGGCGTCGGCGGCGGTGTGTGCGTGGTTGCAGTTGCCGGCGTTGTCGAGTGTGATCCAGATCTGCCGGGGCCGGCGGATCGATGGGCGTTTGGTGCTGTATGTGGAGCATTACCTGAACCCGCAGTATTTCCCGGGGATTCTGGCGTGCGACCTGAACCAGTCGATGACCGAGCTGTATGCACGCAAGTACGACCTGCATTACGGCCGCGTGCGTTTCGAGATTGTGCCGACTTCACTGCCGGTTGAGGCCGCCGCCGCATTGAGGGTGTCGGTGGGCAGCCCGGGCTTGCGGATCGCCCGGGTCAATTATGACCAGCATGAACGCCTGATCGACTGCGACCTGGAGTTCTGGCGCCATGATGCGATTCATGTGGGTGTGGATGTGGTTTGA
- a CDS encoding ABC transporter substrate-binding protein, producing the protein MKQLFLASLLGSTIAMCTAAMAADTDLKTLEAAAKAEGAVNSVGMPDDWANWKGTWDDLAKTYGLKHIDTDMSSAQEIAKFAAEKDNASADIGDVGAAFGPIAVKQGVAQPYKPTTWAQVPDWAKDKDGNWALAYTGTIAFIVNKKLLHGSEAPKSWADLKTGKYKVSIGDVSTAAQAANGVLAAALANGGDEKNIQPALLMFAEIAKQGRLSLANPTIATMEKGEVEVGVVWDFNGLSYKAKMANPDDYVVLIPSDGSVISGYTTIINKYAKHPNAAKLTREYIFSDAGQTNLARGNARPIRAEHLTLPADVQAKLLPNEQYKKVTPIKDADAWEKTSKALPQKWQEEVIINMQ; encoded by the coding sequence ATGAAACAGCTTTTCCTGGCATCACTGTTAGGCTCGACCATTGCCATGTGCACCGCCGCCATGGCTGCTGATACCGATCTAAAAACTCTGGAAGCCGCCGCGAAAGCGGAAGGCGCCGTCAACAGCGTCGGCATGCCCGATGACTGGGCCAACTGGAAAGGCACCTGGGACGACCTGGCCAAGACCTATGGCCTCAAGCACATCGACACCGACATGAGCTCGGCCCAGGAAATCGCCAAGTTCGCCGCCGAAAAAGACAACGCCAGCGCTGATATCGGTGACGTCGGCGCCGCCTTCGGCCCGATTGCGGTGAAACAGGGCGTGGCACAGCCGTACAAACCGACCACTTGGGCACAAGTTCCGGATTGGGCCAAAGATAAAGACGGCAACTGGGCCCTGGCCTACACCGGCACCATCGCCTTTATCGTCAACAAAAAACTGCTGCATGGCTCTGAAGCGCCAAAAAGCTGGGCTGACCTGAAAACCGGCAAATACAAAGTCTCTATTGGTGATGTGAGCACCGCCGCCCAAGCCGCCAATGGCGTGCTGGCTGCCGCCCTGGCCAATGGTGGCGACGAGAAAAACATCCAGCCTGCGCTGCTGATGTTTGCCGAGATCGCCAAGCAAGGTCGCCTGTCGCTGGCCAACCCGACCATCGCCACCATGGAAAAAGGCGAAGTCGAAGTGGGCGTGGTCTGGGACTTCAACGGCCTGAGCTACAAAGCCAAGATGGCTAACCCGGATGACTACGTGGTGCTGATCCCGTCGGACGGCTCGGTAATTTCCGGCTACACCACCATCATCAACAAATACGCCAAGCACCCGAACGCCGCCAAGCTGACCCGCGAATACATCTTCAGCGACGCCGGCCAGACCAACCTGGCGCGCGGCAACGCACGTCCGATCCGTGCCGAGCACCTGACCTTGCCGGCCGATGTACAGGCCAAGCTGCTGCCGAACGAGCAGTACAAAAAAGTCACGCCGATCAAAGATGCCGACGCTTGGGAGAAAACCTCCAAGGCATTGCCGCAGAAGTGGCAGGAAGAAGTCATCATCAATATGCAGTAA
- a CDS encoding alkaline phosphatase family protein produces MKHNVILVVLDGLNYEVARHAMGHLQAYIGAGRAALYKLECELPALSRPLYECILTGVPPIDSGIVHNQVSRLSNQRSIFHYATDAGLTTAAAAYHWVSELYNRTPFEAARDRHTDDKALAIQHGHFYWNDHYPDSHLFADAESLRRKHTPNFLVVHPMNIDDAGHKHGLDTAQYRNSARSADIILADYLQTWLDAGYQVLVTADHGMNNDRSHNGLLPEEREVPLFVLGSAFTLDPGAIPKQTDLCGTVCELLGVPHDKPVCRELLK; encoded by the coding sequence ATGAAGCACAACGTCATCCTTGTGGTGCTCGACGGCCTGAACTACGAGGTTGCCCGACATGCCATGGGGCATCTCCAGGCCTACATCGGCGCAGGACGCGCAGCGCTTTACAAACTGGAATGTGAACTGCCGGCCCTGTCTCGGCCCTTGTATGAATGCATCCTCACCGGCGTGCCACCGATCGACAGCGGCATCGTCCACAACCAGGTCTCGCGCCTGTCCAACCAGCGCAGCATTTTTCATTACGCCACCGACGCAGGCCTCACTACAGCGGCGGCGGCTTATCACTGGGTGAGCGAGTTGTATAACCGCACGCCCTTTGAAGCCGCGCGTGATCGTCACACCGACGACAAAGCGCTGGCGATCCAGCACGGGCATTTCTACTGGAATGACCACTACCCGGATTCCCATCTGTTTGCCGACGCCGAAAGCCTGCGCCGCAAACACACGCCGAATTTCCTGGTGGTACACCCGATGAACATTGATGACGCCGGCCACAAGCATGGCCTGGATACCGCGCAATACCGCAACAGCGCGCGCTCGGCCGACATCATCCTTGCCGACTACCTGCAAACCTGGCTCGACGCCGGCTACCAGGTGCTGGTGACTGCCGATCACGGCATGAATAACGACCGCTCCCATAACGGTTTACTGCCGGAAGAACGCGAAGTGCCGTTGTTCGTACTGGGCTCGGCCTTCACCCTCGACCCTGGCGCCATCCCGAAGCAAACCGATCTGTGCGGCACCGTCTGCGAACTGCTCGGTGTGCCCCACGACAAACCTGTATGCCGGGAGCTGCTCAAGTGA
- a CDS encoding ABC transporter permease yields MPGAAQVNAITRGKWLAILCLVPFALFFIVFEIAPLVWVMINSLQSEEFGWGLANFTKIFSSKFYLQAIQYSLEISFYSSVFGIIISVLGSYSLRRVDGPLRNFVTAFANMTSNFSGVPLAFAFIILLGFNGSITIMLKQAGIIQDFNLYSKTGLIILYTYFQIPLGVLLLYPAFDALREDWRESASLLGASGWQFWRHIGLPVLTPALLGTFVILLANALGAYATVYALTTGNFNVLPIRIAAMVSGDISLDPNMASALAVVLVALMTVVTVVHQLLLKRSYHVSR; encoded by the coding sequence ATGCCGGGAGCTGCTCAAGTGAACGCCATCACCCGTGGCAAATGGCTGGCGATCCTGTGCCTGGTGCCGTTTGCGCTGTTTTTTATCGTGTTTGAAATTGCCCCGCTGGTGTGGGTGATGATCAACAGCCTGCAGTCGGAGGAGTTCGGCTGGGGCCTGGCCAACTTCACCAAGATCTTCAGTTCGAAGTTCTACCTGCAAGCCATCCAGTACAGCCTGGAGATCAGCTTCTACTCCAGCGTGTTCGGGATCATTATCTCGGTGCTCGGCAGCTACTCGTTGCGCCGCGTGGATGGGCCACTGCGTAACTTCGTGACCGCCTTCGCCAACATGACCAGCAACTTTTCCGGCGTGCCCCTGGCCTTCGCCTTCATCATTCTGCTGGGCTTTAACGGCAGCATCACGATCATGCTCAAGCAGGCGGGGATCATTCAGGACTTCAACCTGTACTCCAAGACTGGCCTGATCATTCTGTACACCTACTTCCAGATTCCCCTGGGCGTGCTGCTGCTCTACCCGGCTTTCGACGCCTTGCGCGAAGACTGGCGCGAATCGGCCTCGCTGCTCGGCGCCAGCGGCTGGCAATTCTGGCGGCACATCGGCCTGCCGGTGCTCACGCCGGCCCTGCTGGGCACTTTCGTGATCCTGCTGGCCAACGCCCTCGGCGCCTATGCCACGGTGTATGCATTGACCACCGGCAACTTCAACGTACTGCCGATTCGTATCGCGGCAATGGTCTCCGGCGACATCTCCCTGGACCCGAACATGGCCAGCGCCCTGGCCGTGGTGCTGGTGGCACTGATGACGGTGGTCACCGTCGTGCATCAACTGCTGCTCAAGAGGAGCTACCATGTCTCGCGCTGA
- a CDS encoding ABC transporter permease, translated as MSRAEAGSASLYHRVVVYLLFAILVLPLVGTFVYSIASSWSATILPAGFTLKWYVQLWSDPRFLAAFGQSLLVCVGALVLSVVLILPLLFVVHYHFPKLDALMNILILLPFAVPPVVSSVGLLQLYGSGPFAMVGTPWILIGCYFTVALPFMYRAITNNLQAINLRDLMDASQLLGASTWQAAIFVVLPNLRKGLMVALLLSFSFLFGEFVFANILVGTRYETLQVYLNNMRNTSGHFTSAIVISYFFFVLVLTWAANILNKDKSQ; from the coding sequence ATGTCTCGCGCTGAAGCCGGCTCGGCCTCCCTCTACCATCGGGTAGTGGTGTACCTGTTATTTGCGATCCTGGTGTTGCCGCTGGTGGGCACCTTTGTCTACTCCATTGCCAGCAGTTGGTCGGCCACCATCCTGCCCGCCGGGTTTACCCTGAAGTGGTACGTGCAGCTGTGGAGTGACCCGCGCTTTCTGGCCGCCTTCGGTCAGTCACTGCTGGTGTGTGTGGGTGCGCTGGTGCTGTCGGTAGTGTTGATTCTGCCGCTGCTGTTCGTGGTGCATTACCACTTTCCCAAGCTCGACGCGCTGATGAACATCCTGATCCTGCTGCCCTTCGCCGTGCCGCCAGTGGTGTCGTCGGTGGGCTTGCTGCAACTCTACGGCTCCGGGCCATTTGCGATGGTGGGCACGCCGTGGATCCTGATCGGCTGCTACTTCACCGTGGCCTTGCCGTTCATGTACCGCGCGATCACCAACAACCTGCAAGCGATCAACCTGCGCGACCTGATGGACGCCTCGCAGCTGCTGGGCGCCAGCACCTGGCAGGCGGCAATTTTCGTCGTGCTGCCGAACCTGCGCAAAGGCCTGATGGTAGCGCTGCTGCTGTCGTTCTCGTTCCTGTTCGGTGAGTTCGTGTTCGCCAACATCCTGGTGGGCACCCGCTACGAAACCCTGCAGGTGTACCTGAACAACATGCGCAACACGAGCGGCCACTTCACCAGTGCCATCGTCATTTCCTATTTCTTCTTTGTGCTGGTGCTGACCTGGGCCGCCAACATCTTGAACAAGGACAAAAGCCAATGA
- a CDS encoding ABC transporter ATP-binding protein, giving the protein MSFVSVQHLQKGYAGTPVFSDINCEIAKGEFVTLLGPSGCGKSTLLRCIAGLTSVDSGKILLDGQDIVPLSPQKRHIGMVFQSYALFPNMTVEQNVAFGLRMQKVNADESHKRVQEVLQLVELKDLAGRYPHQMSGGQCQRVALARSLVTRPRLLLLDEPLSALDARIRKHLREQIRQIQRELGLTTIFVTHDQEEALTMSDRIFLMNQGKIVQSGDAETLYTAPVDVFAAGFIGNYNLLDADKASQLLQRPISGRIAIRPEAIELSRSGELDALVRSHSLLGNVIRYRIEARGVELVVDVLNRSADDLHPDGQRLALSIDPSALCEVA; this is encoded by the coding sequence ATGAGCTTCGTCAGCGTCCAACACCTGCAAAAAGGCTACGCCGGCACGCCGGTATTCAGTGACATCAACTGCGAAATCGCCAAGGGTGAATTCGTCACCCTGCTCGGCCCATCCGGTTGCGGCAAGTCGACCCTGCTGCGTTGCATCGCCGGGCTGACCTCGGTGGACAGCGGCAAAATCCTCCTGGATGGCCAGGACATCGTGCCCTTGAGCCCGCAGAAACGGCACATCGGCATGGTGTTCCAGAGCTACGCCCTGTTCCCCAACATGACCGTGGAACAAAACGTCGCCTTCGGCCTGCGCATGCAAAAGGTCAACGCCGACGAGAGCCACAAGCGCGTGCAGGAAGTGCTGCAACTGGTGGAGCTCAAAGACCTCGCCGGCCGCTACCCGCACCAGATGTCCGGCGGCCAGTGCCAGCGTGTGGCCCTCGCCCGCTCGCTGGTGACACGCCCGCGCCTGTTGCTGCTGGATGAACCGCTGTCGGCGCTGGACGCACGGATTCGCAAGCACCTGCGCGAACAGATCCGCCAGATCCAGCGCGAGCTGGGCCTGACCACGATTTTCGTGACCCATGACCAGGAAGAAGCGCTGACTATGTCAGACCGCATTTTCCTCATGAACCAGGGCAAGATCGTACAAAGCGGCGATGCAGAGACCCTTTACACTGCGCCCGTGGATGTATTTGCCGCCGGTTTTATCGGCAACTACAACCTGCTCGACGCCGATAAGGCCAGCCAGTTGCTGCAACGGCCCATCAGTGGGCGCATCGCGATTCGCCCGGAAGCCATCGAGCTGAGCCGCAGCGGCGAACTCGACGCGCTGGTACGCAGCCATAGCTTGTTGGGCAACGTGATCCGCTATCGCATCGAAGCGCGTGGCGTGGAATTGGTGGTGGACGTGCTCAACCGCTCGGCCGACGATCTGCACCCGGATGGCCAGCGCCTGGCACTTTCCATCGACCCCAGTGCGTTGTGTGAAGTAGCCTGA
- a CDS encoding HAD family phosphatase gives MALVIFDLDDTLIHGDCATLWSEQMGRLGWVDPESFMRKNDELMAAYSRGELAMEDYMDFSLEPMIGRTPEEIEHLVEPWVEDIIEPLIYSDATKTIARHRANGDRILVISASGTHLVTPIAARIGIDEVLGIDLEVSHGVYSGQTVGVLTYREGKITRLLEWLEQEGESLKGSFFYSDSRNDLPLLLKVDHPQVVNPDPVLREHAEKAGWPIHHWV, from the coding sequence ATGGCATTGGTAATTTTTGATCTGGACGACACCTTGATCCACGGCGACTGCGCCACCTTGTGGAGCGAACAGATGGGCCGCCTGGGCTGGGTCGACCCGGAGTCGTTCATGCGCAAGAACGACGAACTCATGGCCGCCTACAGCCGTGGCGAGCTGGCCATGGAAGACTATATGGACTTCAGCCTGGAGCCGATGATCGGGCGCACGCCCGAGGAGATCGAGCATCTGGTCGAGCCGTGGGTCGAGGACATCATCGAGCCGCTGATCTACAGCGACGCCACCAAGACCATCGCCCGCCACCGCGCGAATGGCGACCGGATCCTGGTGATCTCAGCCTCGGGCACGCACCTGGTCACGCCGATTGCGGCACGTATCGGCATTGATGAAGTGCTGGGCATTGATCTGGAGGTCAGCCATGGCGTTTACAGCGGCCAGACCGTGGGTGTGCTCACCTACCGTGAAGGCAAGATCACGCGGTTGCTGGAATGGTTGGAGCAGGAAGGTGAAAGCCTGAAGGGTTCGTTTTTCTACTCGGATTCACGCAATGATTTGCCGTTGCTGCTGAAGGTGGATCATCCGCAGGTGGTGAACCCGGATCCGGTGTTGCGCGAGCACGCTGAAAAGGCTGGCTGGCCGATTCACCATTGGGTTTGA
- a CDS encoding zinc-binding dehydrogenase, whose product MKALQGVEGHVEWMEEPSPTCDVGQVRIRVAAAGLNRADLLQRAGLYPPPPGASQVLGLECSGVISEVGAGSSWQVGDRVCALLAGGGMAEEVVVDARHVLPVPEGLSLTEAAALPEVYSTAWLNLFQLAGLKPGEKVLLHAGASGVGSAAIQLCKAFGSPCWVSVGSAERLAYCEELGAQGGVVRTDGLEGLRDFGPFDVILDPVGGNYAAMDLKLLALDGRWVLIGLMGGRDAQLDLAQVLGKRIQLLGSTLRSRSDQFKADLFSDLSQHVWPLFVEGRLSPQLAKTFPIKDAEAAFAELATNQISGKLVLVIDETLV is encoded by the coding sequence GTGAAAGCATTGCAAGGCGTTGAAGGTCATGTGGAGTGGATGGAAGAACCCAGTCCTACCTGCGATGTAGGCCAAGTTCGCATTCGTGTGGCGGCCGCGGGCCTTAATCGCGCCGATTTATTACAACGTGCGGGGCTTTATCCGCCACCTCCAGGCGCCAGCCAAGTGCTGGGCCTGGAGTGTTCCGGGGTGATCAGCGAGGTGGGCGCGGGCTCTTCCTGGCAGGTTGGCGACCGCGTTTGCGCGCTGCTGGCCGGCGGCGGCATGGCCGAAGAAGTGGTGGTGGATGCCCGTCATGTGCTGCCGGTGCCGGAAGGTTTGTCGTTGACCGAAGCGGCGGCGCTGCCTGAGGTGTACAGCACGGCGTGGCTGAATCTGTTCCAGTTGGCGGGCCTCAAGCCCGGCGAAAAGGTCTTGCTGCATGCGGGCGCCAGTGGCGTGGGCTCGGCGGCGATCCAGCTGTGCAAGGCGTTCGGCAGCCCGTGCTGGGTCAGCGTCGGCTCGGCAGAACGCCTGGCTTACTGCGAAGAACTCGGCGCCCAGGGCGGCGTGGTGCGTACCGACGGCCTTGAAGGGCTGCGCGATTTCGGGCCGTTCGACGTGATCCTCGACCCGGTCGGCGGCAATTATGCGGCGATGGATTTGAAGCTGCTGGCCCTCGATGGGCGCTGGGTGTTGATCGGCTTGATGGGCGGCCGGGATGCGCAATTGGACCTGGCGCAGGTGCTGGGCAAGCGCATCCAGCTGCTGGGTTCGACCCTGCGCAGCCGCAGCGATCAGTTCAAGGCAGACCTGTTCAGCGACTTGAGCCAGCATGTGTGGCCGCTGTTTGTTGAGGGTCGCCTGAGCCCGCAGTTGGCCAAGACCTTCCCGATCAAGGATGCCGAGGCGGCGTTTGCCGAGCTTGCGACCAACCAGATTTCCGGCAAGTTGGTGTTGGTGATAGACGAGACCCTGGTCTGA
- a CDS encoding carboxy terminal-processing peptidase, translating into MRYQLPPRRISMKHLFPSTALAFFIGLGFASMSTNTFAANSWDNLQPDRDEVIASLNVVELLKRHHYSKPPLDDARSVIIYDSYLKLLDPSRSYFLASDIAEFDKWKTQFDDFLKSGDLQPAFTIYKRYLDRVKARLDFALGELNKGVDKLDFTQKETLLVDRKDAPWLTSTAALDDLWRKRVKDEVLRLKIAGKEPKAIQELLTKRYKNQLARLDQTRAEDIFQAYINTFAMSYDPHTNYLSPDNAENFDINMSLSLEGIGAVLQSDNDQVKIVRLVPAGPADKTKQVAPADKIIGVAQGDKEMVDVVGWRLDEVVKLIRGPKGSVVRLEVIPHTNAPNDQTSKIVSITREAVKLEDQAVQKQVLNLKQDGKDYKLGVVVIPAFYLDFKAFRAGDPDYKSTTRDVKKILTELQKEKVDGVVIDLRNNGGGSLQEATELTSLFIDKGPTVLVRNADGRVDVLEDENPGAFYKGPMALLVNRLSASASEIFAGAMQDYHRALIVGGQTFGKGTVQTIQPLNHGELKLTIAKFYRVSGQSTQHQGVLPDVDFPSIIDTKEIGESALPEAMPWDTIRPAIKPASDPFKPYLTQLKADHETRSAKDAEFVFIRDKLALAKKLMEEKTVSLNEVDRRAQHTSIENQQLVLENARRKAKGEDPLKELKKEDEDALPAEPEKTKPEDDAYLSETGRVLLDYLKISKQVAKQ; encoded by the coding sequence ATGCGTTATCAATTGCCCCCGCGTCGAATCAGCATGAAGCATTTGTTCCCCAGTACCGCCCTCGCTTTTTTCATTGGTCTCGGCTTTGCGTCGATGTCGACCAATACGTTCGCAGCCAACAGCTGGGACAATCTTCAGCCTGATCGCGATGAGGTGATTGCCAGCCTTAACGTCGTCGAGTTGCTCAAGCGCCATCACTACAGCAAGCCGCCGCTGGACGACGCGCGCTCGGTGATCATCTACGACAGCTACCTCAAGCTGCTGGACCCGTCGCGCAGCTACTTCCTCGCCAGCGATATCGCTGAGTTCGACAAGTGGAAGACCCAGTTCGACGACTTCCTCAAGAGCGGCGACCTGCAGCCTGCGTTCACCATCTACAAGCGCTACCTGGATCGCGTCAAAGCGCGTCTGGACTTCGCCTTGGGTGAGCTGAACAAAGGCGTCGACAAGCTCGACTTCACCCAGAAGGAAACCCTTCTGGTGGATCGCAAGGACGCGCCTTGGCTGACCAGCACCGCCGCCCTCGACGACCTGTGGCGCAAACGCGTCAAGGACGAAGTGCTGCGCCTGAAGATCGCCGGCAAAGAGCCCAAGGCCATTCAAGAGCTGTTGACCAAGCGCTACAAGAATCAGCTGGCACGTCTGGACCAGACCCGTGCCGAAGATATCTTCCAGGCCTACATCAACACCTTCGCGATGTCCTACGACCCGCACACCAATTATCTGTCCCCAGATAACGCGGAAAATTTTGATATCAACATGAGTCTGTCGCTGGAAGGCATCGGTGCCGTCCTGCAAAGCGACAATGACCAGGTCAAGATCGTGCGTCTGGTGCCGGCAGGTCCGGCCGACAAGACCAAGCAGGTTGCACCGGCCGACAAGATCATCGGCGTCGCCCAGGGTGATAAAGAGATGGTCGACGTGGTCGGCTGGCGCCTGGACGAAGTGGTCAAGCTGATCCGTGGGCCGAAAGGCAGCGTAGTGCGCCTGGAAGTGATTCCGCACACCAATGCGCCGAACGACCAGACCAGCAAGATCGTGTCCATCACCCGTGAAGCGGTGAAGCTCGAAGACCAGGCCGTGCAGAAGCAAGTCCTCAACCTCAAGCAGGATGGCAAGGACTACAAACTGGGCGTGGTGGTCATTCCTGCGTTCTACCTGGACTTCAAAGCGTTCCGCGCCGGTGACCCGGACTACAAGTCCACCACCCGTGACGTGAAGAAAATCCTGACTGAGCTGCAGAAAGAGAAAGTCGACGGCGTGGTCATCGACCTGCGCAACAACGGCGGCGGTTCCCTGCAGGAAGCCACCGAGCTGACCAGCCTGTTTATCGACAAAGGCCCGACCGTGCTGGTTCGCAACGCCGACGGCCGTGTCGACGTGCTGGAAGACGAGAACCCAGGCGCGTTCTACAAAGGCCCGATGGCCTTGCTGGTCAACCGCCTCTCGGCCTCGGCTTCGGAGATTTTCGCCGGTGCCATGCAGGACTACCACCGCGCGTTGATCGTCGGCGGCCAGACCTTCGGTAAAGGCACCGTGCAGACCATTCAGCCGCTCAACCATGGCGAACTGAAACTGACCATTGCCAAGTTCTACCGGGTTTCCGGGCAGAGCACCCAGCACCAGGGCGTATTGCCGGATGTGGATTTCCCGTCGATCATCGACACCAAGGAAATCGGCGAAAGCGCGCTGCCTGAGGCGATGCCATGGGACACCATCCGCCCTGCGATCAAGCCGGCTTCAGACCCGTTCAAGCCGTACCTGACGCAGTTGAAGGCTGACCACGAGACCCGCTCCGCCAAGGATGCCGAGTTCGTGTTTATCCGCGACAAACTGGCGCTGGCCAAGAAGCTGATGGAAGAAAAAACCGTCAGCCTCAACGAAGTCGATCGTCGTGCGCAGCACACCAGCATCGAAAATCAGCAGCTTGTGCTGGAAAACGCCCGCCGCAAGGCCAAAGGCGAAGACCCGCTCAAAGAACTGAAGAAAGAAGATGAAGATGCGCTGCCGGCCGAGCCGGAAAAAACCAAGCCGGAAGACGACGCCTACCTGTCGGAGACAGGTCGGGTGCTGCTGGACTACCTGAAAATCAGCAAACAGGTGGCCAAGCAGTAA
- a CDS encoding bifunctional diguanylate cyclase/phosphodiesterase, producing the protein MTMTEQLNALSSILAQGSLHSLFQPIICLSERRILGYEALSRGPSNSPLHSPVALFSVASHAGRLSELEMACRESACRRFSEQKLPGKLFLNISPESLMETAHQPGRTLQLLRDFGIPPSQVVIELTEQTPTDDFDLLQTALHHYRDMGFAIALDDLGAGYSSLRLWSELRPDYVKIDRHFIDGIHQDALKREFVGSILQIAKASRAQVIAEGIELPEELAVLTEMGVDLVQGYLLCRPQEQPPQEARLMLPKQDHTNITLSEEGSDLSALLNEQPAVAQDTATAQVLESFRRQANLNSLAVLDGRGHPVGIVHRHSLSDALLKPFATDLFARKPISRLMSDDFLAVELSQSLQQVSRLLTSRARQRIEEDFIITLNGDYLGLGRVIDVLKLITELKIQQARYANPLTLLPGNVPIQQCLTRLLQQQRESVICYVDIDSFKPFNDIYGYGRGDEVLLCLAQCLNDRVDPSRDFVGHIGGDDFLLVLGPQDWRKRLNQLLDDFHTQCRRFYRAEHLDAGCFVALNRQGVRQEFALLSLSIGVVHLYPQACAQLDASQLAELASQAKHHAKDIAGYSIHVIDSMDCLPV; encoded by the coding sequence ATGACCATGACCGAACAGCTGAATGCATTGAGCTCAATCCTGGCTCAAGGCAGTTTACACAGCCTGTTCCAACCGATCATTTGCCTGTCCGAACGACGCATCCTCGGCTACGAAGCGCTCAGCCGTGGCCCGTCCAACAGCCCCTTGCACTCCCCCGTCGCCCTGTTCAGCGTGGCCAGCCATGCCGGGCGCCTCAGCGAGCTGGAAATGGCCTGCCGCGAAAGTGCCTGCCGACGCTTCAGCGAGCAGAAGCTGCCGGGCAAGCTGTTCCTGAATATCTCGCCGGAGTCCTTGATGGAGACGGCGCATCAACCGGGCCGCACTCTGCAGTTGTTGCGCGACTTCGGCATCCCGCCAAGCCAAGTGGTGATCGAACTCACAGAGCAAACGCCCACCGACGACTTCGACCTGCTGCAAACCGCGCTGCATCATTACCGCGACATGGGGTTTGCCATCGCCCTGGATGACTTGGGCGCCGGGTATTCGAGCCTGCGCTTGTGGTCGGAGCTGCGCCCGGACTATGTGAAAATCGACCGGCACTTTATCGACGGCATCCATCAGGATGCGCTCAAGCGCGAGTTCGTCGGCTCCATCCTGCAAATCGCCAAGGCATCCCGTGCCCAAGTGATTGCCGAAGGTATCGAGCTGCCGGAGGAGTTGGCGGTGTTGACGGAAATGGGCGTTGATCTGGTCCAGGGCTACCTGCTTTGCCGGCCCCAGGAACAACCGCCCCAGGAAGCGCGCCTGATGTTGCCCAAGCAGGACCACACCAACATCACCCTCAGCGAAGAAGGCAGCGACCTCAGCGCCTTGCTCAACGAGCAACCGGCGGTGGCTCAGGACACCGCCACCGCCCAGGTACTTGAATCCTTCCGCCGTCAGGCCAACCTCAACTCGCTGGCCGTGCTGGATGGGCGCGGGCACCCGGTCGGCATCGTACACCGGCATTCGTTGTCGGACGCACTGCTCAAGCCCTTCGCCACCGACCTGTTCGCGCGTAAACCCATCAGCCGTTTGATGAGCGATGACTTCCTGGCGGTTGAGTTGAGCCAATCCTTGCAGCAGGTCAGCCGCCTGCTCACCAGCCGTGCGCGGCAACGCATCGAGGAAGACTTCATCATTACCCTCAACGGTGACTACCTGGGCCTGGGTCGGGTAATCGACGTGCTCAAGTTGATCACTGAACTTAAGATTCAGCAGGCACGCTATGCCAACCCGCTGACGCTGTTGCCGGGCAATGTGCCGATCCAGCAATGCCTGACGCGGTTGCTGCAACAACAGCGCGAGTCGGTGATCTGCTACGTGGATATCGACAGCTTCAAGCCGTTCAACGATATCTACGGCTACGGGCGTGGGGATGAGGTGCTGTTGTGCCTGGCGCAGTGCCTGAACGATCGGGTTGACCCCAGTCGCGACTTTGTCGGGCATATCGGCGGTGATGATTTTTTGCTGGTGCTCGGCCCGCAGGACTGGCGCAAGCGGCTCAACCAGTTACTGGATGACTTTCACACCCAATGCCGACGTTTCTACCGCGCCGAACACTTGGACGCCGGTTGCTTCGTGGCATTGAACCGCCAAGGCGTGCGCCAGGAATTCGCCTTGCTGTCGTTGTCGATCGGCGTGGTGCATTTGTATCCACAGGCCTGTGCACAACTGGATGCCAGCCAGTTGGCGGAGCTGGCCTCGCAAGCCAAGCACCACGCCAAAGACATCGCCGGCTACAGCATCCATGTGATCGACAGCATGGACTGCCTGCCCGTTTAG